The region GCCGAGCGCCTCGCGGCCCGGGAGAAGGCGCCGGGGCGCAAGGCCGAGCTGCTGACCCTGGCCGAGACCTGCCGGCGCGTCCCCGCGGAGCCGCCGCGGAGCTTCCGGGAGGCGGTCCAGTCCTACTGGTTCACTTACCTGCTGGGCCACCTCGAGGGCTCCCACCTGGGGTACTCCCCCGGCCGGGTGGACATGACCCTTTTCCCCTACTACGACGCCGACCCCGCCGTCACCTTCGACGAGGCGGTGGCCCTGTTCGAGGAACTCTTCGTCAAGATGACCCAGATCGAGTACATCGCCAGCCTGAGCTGGCAGGGGCTCGGCCACGGGAACCTCTACCAGAACCTGATCCTGGGCGGCGTGGGCGCCGATGGCCTGCCCGCGGACAACGAACTCTCCCTCGCCATCCTCCAGGCCCAGATCAACATGCAGATGACCCAGCCCACCCTCTCGGTCTGGTATGACGAGCAGCTTTCGGAGAGGTTCCTGCTCAAGGCGGCAGAGTGCGTCAAGACGGGCGTGGGCTACCCCGCCTTCTTCAACCAGAAAACGTACGTCGCCCACGAGATGAACCTGGGCGGCTTCCCCGTGGAGGTCGTCCGCAAGCACGCCGCCATGGGCGGGTGCACGGAGCCCACGCTCGCCGGCCTCTCCTACGGCGTGGTCCAGGCGGGCTTCGTCAACCACGGGAAGGTCCTCGACCTCGCCCTCAACGGCGGCGTCGACCCCAAGACCGGCACCCGCCTGGCGGAACCCCGCGAGCTGGCCACCTTCGAGGACGTGAAGACCTACTACCAGGCCATCCTCCACGACGCCATCCGCCACTGGCAGCAGTACTGGAACTACGCCATGGCGGCCCACCAGTGGACCGTGCCGCTGGTCTTCTGCTCGGTCTTCGTGCAGGACTGCCTCGAGACGGGCTTCGACATGGACCGCGGCGGCGCCCGGAACAACCGGACCCCCACCACCCTCTCCTCGGGCCTCGTGAACACCGCCAACTCCCTGGCGGCCATCCGCAAGCTCTGCTTCGAGGACGGCGCCTGCTCGCTGGAGGACGTCCGCAAGGCCGTGGCCGCCAACTGGGCCGGCTACGAGGACCTGCGGAAGAAGGCCCTCGCCGCGCCCCACTGGGGCAACGACGAGGACGCGGTGGACCGCCTCTTCCTCGACCTGTTCGACGACTACTGCCGCTGGGTCCGGGGGCAGGACAACTACCTCGGCCAGCCCTACGACCCCTCCATGCTGGCCATCTCCACGCCGGTGCCGTTCGGGCGGGTCTGCTGCGCCTTCCCCGACGGCCGCCGCGACGGCGAGCCGCTGGCGGACGGCGTCACCTCCCCCTTCCCCGGCACGGACGTCAAGGGGCCGACGGCGGTGATCCGCTCGTCGTCCAAGGTGGACCACACCCGCATCCGCGGCGGGCTCCTCAACCTGAAATTCCACCCCACGGCCCTCGCCGGCGAGCGCGGCTCGCGCAACCTGCTGGCCCTCATCCGGACCTACTTCGAGGGGCCGGGGTTCCACGTGCAGTTCAACGTGGTGGACTCGCAGATGCTGCGCGACGCCCAGGAGCACCCCGAGAACTACCGCGACCTGGTGGTGCGCGTGGCCGGCTTCTCCGCCTACTGGGTGGAGATGAGCCGCGCCCTCCAGGACCAGGTCATCTGGCGCACGGAGCACGAGATCTAGCGAACCCGGCCTCGCGCAAAGACGCCAAGACGCCAAGCCTCGCAAAGGAGCTTTTTCAGGAAGGGATTTCAGGATCGCAAAGGTTATATGAGGTTCTTTCACGATCGGTGAATTCTACCGGATCTGCGGTCAGGCATATTTGTGCTATTCTTTGCGAGGCTTGGCGGCTTGGCGACTTTGCGTGAGGCATGAAACGCCACGCAACTCCCGCCTCGCGCAAAGTCGCCAAGGCGCAAAGCCTCGCAAAGGAGGGCCCCTTTACGGAGAACGAGATTGCATCCGTTATCGTCGATGTCGCCTATCAAATCCATGTCAAACTTGGGCCGGGTCTGCTCGAATCGGTCTACGAGATTATTCTGGCTCATGAGCTTCGATCGAGAGATCTCAAGGTC is a window of Acidobacteriota bacterium DNA encoding:
- a CDS encoding GxxExxY protein; translated protein: MKRHATPASRKVAKAQSLAKEGPFTENEIASVIVDVAYQIHVKLGPGLLESVYEIILAHELRSRDLKVERQSPIPTTSHEDKQLLNKSGHFNYNTSSPRGGGNRSAARNQNRTRL